The following DNA comes from Impatiens glandulifera isolate HB10 chloroplast, complete genome.
CTCCCATTGGACCATTTATATCTATATGCATCAGGATCCCCATTCATGGATCTCTCGGTTCGAGAACTAAAAATAAGAGGATCAAACCATTTCTTCTGACTCTTTTTCAAATTCGATAAATGTAGGTTGATTGGATATTTCATTATAGTTCTATGATTCACAGTATCCTGATCTCTTTGAATCCCAAAAAAGAATCGATTCAATACATTTCTTATGTGCCCATAGGTGCTATATTGGATTTGAATCAGATTTCGGATCAATCTATATTGATTGACTGCCTCCATTATGTTGTTCCTAGCAAATACCACTCTTTTTGGTTTTGGATCTTCCAAATCATTCCCGCAGGAGATCCGGACCCATTTTTTTCTGATCCTTCGATAAAAAGATTCATTCTCTTCATAAAAAATAGGAGGTAGAGCCAATAAAGATTTCTTTTTCGATTCATCCCTGGAGTTGAATACCTCATTCAAGAATTGTTTTTGATCCAATCCGTAGGAATCAATAGAAAAGGCAAATCCCTTATGATACACCAGATCCGGCTCGGTTATTGATAGAATGAAAAGATCTGCCATTTCTTGAAATCTCTCTTCTGATTCAAAATCGTGGTGTAACGTGTATCCTCCCCTGTTCCGGTCATGGAATAGATGAAATAAATCAAAAAATTGATTTTTGTTCAAGAATGAAATCTTATTGGAACTGTCCATATCCGGTTCATCCTTCGGAACCATATCACATCCTGGATCTGATGAAATACGATGAATTGAGACGGTATTTTGTAAATACGTAATTATCTTGAATATATTAACCATTTCTTTCTTTTCCGATCGTCTGGAAGGGACAAAAGAAAGATCTTGTTGTTTCTTCAACAATTTCTGATCTCTGGTGGACCTTTTAGTAGGATTCGAACCCAGATGAAGTTCTGACCATCTGTCAGAGAAAAAAGAACGAATGGATCTTGGAGGATTCCCAAGAAATTCTTCGATTTCTTCCGGAAGCGGATGATTAATCATCCGCTTCTCACGTTCCGTGAATAGCGGGGACATTGAGGAATATCCAGAAAGGCGTTTCGGGAATAGGTCTGATTCTATTTCTATCTCTGTTCGTTCCGTTTGAAGAAAGGAAGGATCCCAAAGAATCGATCTTTCTTTTAGTTGTTGAATCTCTCTTTGATTGATCAATGTGTGATATTCCGAATCCTCATTACTAATGGAATCCAAAGGATCTCTGGATTGATCAGAAGATCCTTTCAATTGGTTAGAGTCCGTTACTTGAACGAAACTAGATTTTGTGGAATCATATTGAATATTTGACGATACATTCCGTACCCTGCTAAAAAACCGATCCTTGTTTACCAACCACACATTGTCTAACCAAATCCAATTCTCTCTCAATACGTTCAAATCCGATTCGTGCGGATTCTTCCCCCAACTAACGAAGAGATCTTGGCGGAATTGCCACATATGAAATTGAGCACAGTTTTGTAAAGAAATAGCCCCCTTGTTTCTCGAGAAGAGATGGGAAACATGCTTAATATCATTTGATTGAATAGTTGACCTAGCCCCTTGTTGTTTGAAGAAACCCTCCACTTCAATTGGTATTTTTTCATGAAAAGCAGACATGAGATAACAAATCCAGTGTTTCACTAAGATTTCGAATAGCGGTCCCGAATTCAAGTTGATTCTATTTTGCCTCTTCCTCAGAGAAAGACGATCAAACAATTTCCAATCATGGTCTTTGCGGATAGGAGCATCCATATAATATACAAAAAGAAACTCCAGATATTTGAGATCTTTCTCTTTGAATAAGATCTCAATTCCAGCGACGGTTTCATTAGATATCTTACAACTAGAATCCCTCCTTTTTCCGATCCAGTTCCTCCACCACCGCGAACCCCAGTTAGAGTCAGGCATGCTACACTTTTTAGTTATTGGGAAAATCCAAGTACTCTCTTTCGGATTCAGGAAACAACTCTCAGAGATCTTTTTTCCTTTTGGAAGATACAGGAGCGAAACAATCAACCTATTGATATTGGAAGACCCAAAGGAGTCTTCCAATGTATCATTTCTGGGTCCAATGGAATTCATAGGTATAGGAAGAAGCCCCATCAAATAGAGATTTTGAATTTCGACCATATTTCGATTGGTAATACGATATATAAGGACCACTACTACAAAGAGTATTACACCCTTGATCGTGAAATATCGATTGCTTGTTGAACCCTGTGAATTGCGTGAAAGTAGGATACTCCAAATTCGGGGGTCAAAGAGTTTTATAAAACGTTCTTGGTGGAAAAAAACGTGAATGAAAGATCCCACTAAATTGAATTGGGTCCATGAATCTAAGAAATAGTGAGAATTCTTGATCTCTCTCAATATCTCTCTCAATTCGAAAATCCAGGATTTGAATTGATGTCCTTTCATTGATTTCTCCTAAATTGCATTGATTTATCCGAAAGATTTGATTTCAATTGGAATTTGGTTATTCACCATGTACGAGGATCCCCGCTAAGCATCCATGGCTGAATGGTTAAAGCGCCCAACTCATAATTGGCGAATTCGTAGGTTCAATTCCTACTGGATGCACGCCAATGGGACCGTCTATTGGAATTGGCTCTGTATCAATGGAATCTCATCATCCATACATAACGAATTGGTGTGGTATATTCATATCATAACATATGAACAGTTATTGATACTAGAACTCATAGGGAAGAAAATAGATTTATGGATGAAATAAAATCTGCAGTACTTACAGACAAAAGTATTCGGTTATTGGGGAAAAATCAATATACTTCTAATGTCGAATCAGGATCAACTAGGACAGAAATAAAGCATTGGGTCGAACTCTTCTTTGGTGTCAAGGTAATAGCTATGAACAGTCATCGACTCCCGGGAAAGGGTAGAAGAATGGGACCTATTATGGGACATACAATGCATTACAGACGTATGATCATTACGCTTCAACCGGGTTATTCTATTCCACCTCTTAGAAAGAAAAGAACTTAAATCAA
Coding sequences within:
- the rpl23 gene encoding ribosomal protein L23, with the translated sequence MDEIKSAVLTDKSIRLLGKNQYTSNVESGSTRTEIKHWVELFFGVKVIAMNSHRLPGKGRRMGPIMGHTMHYRRMIITLQPGYSIPPLRKKRT